AGCTTCTAACCTAAAATGTAAAAGAAGTATTTTGTGCCCTATCccctccaaacaccaaaacccttTTTCTTACCGAAAAAAGGTTTTAACCAAACCCAAATCCTTCATTTGCTTCATGAATAGCAAGCAGTAACCTCTCCACTAAATGTTGTTTAGATGGATACTCTGGCAAATCTAGTTGATTGAAACTGCATAAAGAAGAACCAGTGTCAATTAGTTCAAGTCCCACTATGTGATCCATCAAATCATGAAAATATACCCATTaaccaacaaaacaaaaacagataatttttttaaaaagaatatatattttcTTAAACGAAGTACCAAGTATGTGCAGAAGGCAAGTGATCTGGACTTCCATATGCCTTGTGTATCTGAAACTTCTGGGAGCCAGAAATTCCTTGAAGGGCGCTAAAACCCTCCAAGGGCACCTGAAATGTTGGTAGCAAAATTCAGAACCCGCCTTGTTATATTATTCATCATCCAACAGTTCCCACTTTACAAAATAAAAGTACAAGATCTATTATTCAATTTTCACaggaatgataatattatcttCTATGAGAAAACAAGGACTCTTGCATATTGTCAGAAACAAAACTTTCAGCAGGTCATATCTCAATCCCGTTTGTTATGAGTATCAAAGAAACACACCCTAATTATAATGTGCTATTACTAATGAATGGAAAATGTTTAAAGGGCTGAAACCTGAAATAAATATACCTTGGATGTGCCAGTTACAAACTGCAAAAGTCTAGCCTTGTCTTCTTTGCTGAAACCTTGAACAACTTCCCAAAACCATTGGATAACTGGTGATCCAGCACTATATCCAGAATATTCTGTATTTGCTCTCAAGTCATCCACTGAAATAAAATGTCAAACTGATTGTAAATCTTCCCATTCCAGAATTTAAAAGACTTGTCAAGGTAGACAGTGTTGTGATCTtggttgcaaaaaaaaaaagataatgacAGCAAGAAAGGTGGTAAGACTCACAATCAATATCAGGTAGTCCGCTGATCAATAATTCTAGCTCTTTATCACGGAATATTGATATCAACTCCCTGGGAATCAATTCATTAAACCCTTCCAAGAAAGCATTTATCTGAGGCCGAATAGCAGTGGTCAACCGATGCTCAGCAACCAAATCAACATATTGATGCTTATTTTCCTCTGTAACTTTTATATTCCGTCCACCGGGTATCAACTCATAATCAGTCACCTAGACAAGTTCATCAAAATTAGACAATTAATAATACACGATTCAATACATTACTAGTGTCTCAAAGGATTTTCAGAAAGCTCAGTACTTCAGTTCTTTCATATAATATCAACTTTTCTTCATCTGCGTCGATGCTAAAGGTAAGATCTAGAACGTCACTGATATCATTCTGCAACCATAGAAAAAGATAGAGACAACTTAACAACATGCAGTAAGAATTGAGTGATGGGGTGGGGTGAACAGAATAACCAAAAAATAAGCACTTGCCTCTAGCATCCATTTCAAGTTTTTGAAATAGTCTGGATCAATGGCTTCAATGTCATGATATGTAACTTTGACACCTAGGATGTGTTTATAAAATGACCGAGTAAAATGCACATCCAATAACTGACCATCAAATAATGCTTTTCCAACCTGGATAACACAATAGGCATAAGAAAGAAGCATATCTATGAGAAGCAGGTAACATTCAAGAACATTTGCAAAAGAACTTACCACTCTGCCCacaaatttgaaataagatagatGTTCTGTTTGGTAAACAGAGTTCGGGTTTGGCTGAAACGTTAATTCATTTCCCACTGTAGTGAAAAGCAGGGCTCCTTTGTCAAAAATAACTCTGGACAACAACTGATACCATTCCCTTGTAAGCCCGCCTGCATCAATACCTTCCTCCCCTTGAAAGTGAACAGTCAACCTTCCCTTCAAATCATGAGTTGATCTCATGCGAAGCTGGTTATAAGAATCTTCTAGAACATATGCCCTTCTTACTGAGATTCTTAAAGGGCTATGGTGATGCTCATGCTGATGCTTAATTTTTGATCGGAAGTGAGAACGCTTGTTATCAAAATCAATAAATCTTGGAACCTTCAACATGAGGGAAAATGATTTCTCGAGTAAGCCAGGATTCTGCCTAATAAAAGCATTTAGTAGCTTTCTGTGCTTCTCTGAAAATTtgacaaaagaagcatgtttttcatctaTTTTCACAGCAGGTCCAGATGTTTTCTGCTGACTAGCAGAAGCACTTGCATCTTCAACATCAGAAATAACAGGAACACCTAAGTCATTGATAGGACCTGACTGTGCAGGATGCAGCTTCTCACAAACCACAAAGAATGATTCTATGTATGGTAAGATATTTTGAGAACCAGCTGGAAGTGAAGGCATGGCACCAGGCAGTTTATTCACAGAGGTCCTAGAAGGAGTGAAAACCTGGGATGCAGACTCAGAATAAGATTCTATCTTGCTTATGCAACAGCTCAGCTCTTGCCATAAGGGCTCTAATGCCTTATTGATCTCCCAAACTTCAGAAAGAGCAGGAGTTATTCCATCATTCTCTTTCTCGGACAATGAGGTGACAAGAGAACTCAAGGCTTGTAAGACTCTCAAAATTGTGGCTCCATCAGTTGATGTTGTACTAAGAAGAGCCTTCATTGTTTCACTGAAGACTCGTAACTCATCCCTTGCAGATGAAGTTAAGTTCTGAACTGCTTCTGCCAGCTCCGTGACAAAAAGCTGACATTGAGTCGGAGCAATGGCCACCAATTTCTTCATTACATCCCCAACAAGACGATATGCATTATCCGACAAACTGGAAGAATTTCAAGAAACAAAAGATTGACTCAATCATTTATAAATTACAGAACATATTTTTACCGCAATGATAGCTGGACCATTTGGTCTATAGATTATTGTGTAATAACAAAAAGTACCAATACCAAGATCCAAGCGAAGAACAAGGAACATTGACAAAACACACACACAGACACACACACCCCATTTGGTCGACAGATTATTGTGTAATAACAAAAAGTACCCATACCAAGATCCAAGTGAAAATAAGGAACATTGACCAAAAAAATGTAGACAGAATCTAGAAAGCACAAGACCATAACAATACCCATCTAGTGCGAGCAGTGAGCACAGAAGCCGAAGCTCAGCTCGTGGCAGGGTACTCAAGACTTGATGAGACTGGCCTTCCTTAGTACCAGAAGATGTGGATTTGGAGGAACCATTGACATCAGAAGATGCATCAAGAACAGTATTTGCATCCGTTGCAGAGATTTGTGAATCCAGTACCGGTTTAGTAGAAATCTGGGATTTGTCAGATGAACTAGACTTGCTTCCAGCACTATTGATGATAACATCCAGCAAAGTTAGCAGCTGAAAACAGATACACAGCAAATAAATCAGAATTCTTTGTGAGTACACAATTAAATGGGCAGAAGATACCAGTAAGACCAAACCATCACCTGCTCAAGATGGGCTATGCTCCTCAAGTAAAGGGGTTGTTTCAAGAGACTCAAAAGCATTGCAATGGATATGTATCCATCATTAGCGTCATCTACATCTATTTCATCATCAACTATAACGGCTTTGCCACGTGAAACATGAGCAGCATTATTTGATCCTCTTAAGGCAGGATGATGCAGCCTATACTGAAGCAAAATTTTTGCCACATATGGATGATTGCAAGCAAGATAAGTGAGAGTTTCAAGTATTCGCCGAGAGAGCAATGGTGGAACTCCTATAATCAATCAGATACACAAGGTAACACTCTTTGCCACTATATGCCTGAATAACAATTTATCTAAGGGAATAAAGCATCTTCCGAATAATTGATAAAACACAAATGGTGACTCAAAGTGAAAAGAAATTAGCACAATAAGACGAATTTCCTACCAGATATGACAAAAACCAACTGAACAAGGACAAAACATTCATAGAATCAAAAGCAGGAAATTATTAATAAAGACAACATAAAAATAGACAGCGATATCATGTTTTCTTACCATCAAAAGATTGAGGGCGCGAGTACATTACATTGCTCTGACAACCATATAGTCTGTACGGCGGTTCAACTGCATTAACATTACTGGTGGGCTTCCTCACATCCAGCATTAGTAAGTCCATCAGAATTTTTACCAGAGAAGTTCTGGTTTCACTATGAGCACAAAGATGCAAAAGAAGCTTCTGCAATTGACCCTTATATAGTGGCTGCCCAAAAAAAAAGGTTATACAAGGTTGTGCTCACTATGAAGGACTTGCTACAATCACTAAATGATACCTGAACTATGCGAAATAACCGAATCAAAGCATGCAAAGCTTCAGTGTCTACTAAAGGTGCTCCATCAGCTTCAACGACCTTAGCTCCACCAGTCCTGCGCAAAGTATTGCTTCCCCCTGCTCCATCCATGCCAGAACCAACACCCTCACCCCGTCTTGAGGTCTCACCTCGTCGATTTCTTGGATACATACCAAAGAGGGGCCTGCTGTATCGATGTGCAAACCTCTCCCGCAGCATATTTGCTTCAGCAACAAGAGCAGGTGTAAGGTTTGCAAGGATAGCATCAGATGATGTTAAAAGAACCTGcagaaaaccaaaaggaaagtCAGAGCCAACATCCTTATAACAAAACTGGAATCAACAAACAAATACTTGCCTCTTCCCGTAATTCAGCAGGAAATGTTGCAATTATTGAGACTGTATCCATTTCGACAGGTTGGCCTTCCAACTCTTGAGATTGATGTAACCTCCGTGCTTGCTGTTGAGCCAGAACTTCAGCTCGAATGTCTGGGGGAAGAGCTGCAAGGAACTCTGGATCAATATCCCCAGTGCTTTGAGATTCAACATTTGATGGTTGAGCCACTTGACCCTGCTGAGCTGAGAGAACTTCAGCCCGGAGCTCCTCAGGAAGAGCTTCCAAAAATGCAGGATCAATTGCTCCGGAACCAGCATCACTATTCACTGGCTGCTCTGCTGCAGGACCATTTTGATCTGCATCTCGGCTTGAATTTTCAGAAACCTCAGTAACACTATGGAGTGATGAATCTCTCCCACTAACTGTAGAAGAATGACCAAATGGCATGTTTACTCTTCTTGTGCGCACAGCATGCAATTCACCTGCTAGCCTATCTGCAGAAACTTGCCTTTCTCCACCATCATCATGACCATCAGCACttccaatttcaacatcaagGCTCCGAAGACTTTCACCAAAAGTTGCCCCACTACCACTACTCTCTTGGCTCACAGCTTCAACATCCCGCACAGATGTATCATTATTCTCAAACTGCATCTCAACTGCCTGTGAATGAGTGCTTGATACATTAGCTTGCAGAGACCCATTTCCTGCAGATCTGATATCAACATTGTTATTGTTATCAACTGATTGAGGAGTCACCATTCCACTTTCCTGATTTGCATTATTTTCAACTGGGGATTCTAGCCTTGAACCTCGTGAATCTTGCATGTGACTGACATCAGCCCTGCTGTGAGTACCAGTTTCTGCAATGCTTTTATCAGATGACTTTTCAGAGGCGGGTTGCCTCAATTGAGAGACAAGCAATTCCTCAAGGCCCTGTGGTACAACACCAGCATTGATCACACCTTGCAGGTTATTATCGCTCCACAAGTTTGAACGATGACCGGGTCGTCCAGTCCTCAGTGATCGAAAGATACTATCTAAAGCTGTTGAGCTTTCCAATCTATTATctacaattttattattattttggaggGAGGAGAGGGATATGCAAAGAAAATTATCATTATTGAAGagatggaaaaacaaaagaaaaaccatTATTAGAATATAGCATCAGAAAGTTAAGAAACTCGTTAAGGAACTAACCTGATTGCCCAGTAGGCAGGTGGAATGATGAAGGAGGACCAACCAAAAGTGGGTGGCGTGAAGGAGTAGCAGCATCACCAGTTCTGCCCAAAAGGCTGTAGATAGAGGTTGTCCTCCCTGGACGTCTAGATCCAAAAACCTCTACTGGCATCACCTGAAGAGCTTCATTTGGAAAACTATTCTCTCTTCCAAATACCTCAATATGGTCAAAAACATTAATTCCATTAATGCGCTCCTCAAGTCGCAATATTACTCCATCCTCATCATCTTCGTCatcctcatcttcttcttcttccatcacctcatcaaaatcatcatcatccatcTCGTGATCATCTTGATCTGTGTCAGGATGAGGCATGTGATGGTCTTCTTCCAAATTATTATGTTCctcatcatcctcgtcatcatcATCTACATCTTCACCCTCTTCTCCAGACATatcatcttcttcctcatcttcctcctcctcctcttcctcctcctcttgttccaGATTTTCTTGGCCACGGGGTTGAATTTCAAACTGTAAACCAGCATTTCCAACTCCATTCTCATGACCTCTGGCATCCTCAACAGTTTCACGCATGTACTCATCCTCATTAGTAGGAGCAAAGCCCCCATCAAGATCTTGATCATGTTCCATATCATCGGTAACAGAGTCAGATCCACCATAAGACTGATTAGCATTGTAAGACTCGACTTGAAGTGTATCATGATTGTCCTGAGATGCAGTTTCCATGGACTGAGATGCATCAGCACTATTATCTGTTCTTATGGTTTGAGCAAGATCAGAAGGCTTTGTTGAACTATCACCTTTTCCTGCATTAGAATCAACTGACTGGACATGCTCCTTGGTTACCAACTCAAGAGCTTTGACAATACCAGTGGCAACTTTAGATGACTCAGAATGGTCCAAGTTCAACACTTGGAGAGTACGAGTAAATGATTTAACCAGACCAGCCTCCATAAATGTGGCAGAAGCCTCTGATGAGATGCTTGAGCCAGCAGGTGTACGAGAAGCTAAAATATCATTAAGTAGATCAACATACACCTGAATTTCATTGCCAGGTGGCTTAACACTGCTACATGAATCAACAAATTCATTCATAATATGATTAATCTCTGTAAAAATCCGCTTCCTTGCCTCTGAAGATCGAACACAAGCAGCCACCATAAACTGGTTAGCCCTAGTTGCTAACTTCTGCCTCCAATCACCATCAACTTTTTTATCCTTCTTGGAATTCCGAGAGTATAGAAGAAAATTATGGAGAATATGGTAGAATATTCCTCCCATGCAGAAACCAACATGACTCTTTTGATGAATACCCCTAGTGTTGCTCAGTTCAGCATCTCGGCGAAGAAGAACATGGATAGAAGGTGAATACATCATCAAAATCTCTGTCAGAAGCTTCAAAATAAATACTATCTTTGCAAGTGATGCAGAAGCTTCCAGGCTGTTCGTTTCATTCCCTGCAGACATAGTGGCAACTGCTTTTCCTTTCCCATTTGAGGTACATACATCAGTGTCCATGTCACTTGATGTTGAGGTGCCACCAGTGAGGTCATCCTTCAAAGGAGGGACAACAAAAGTACATATAGATTCAAGAAGAAGTTCTATCACATTAATGAAACTTTGAATAGGTTTTCTATGACTTTTGATACTTCTTGAGTTTGAATCGATACTTCTTCCATGAGCATTTGTAGAAGCTGATGGATTTGTAATTCCGGAACCAACATTCCCATCATTATTCTGAGCTTTTTCCAATGATttgtccttttccttttctttctccttagcTTTGTCTTTATCCCGATCTTTCAGCAAGACAATGTATGGCCTTTCACCTACCATCTCAACTTGGCAAACTGATTGAGCAGCTTGCAGAAATATGATGGGATCACGAGAaataacagaagctaaatttatCAGGAAATTGCGAGGATTAACTCTTCCGTTGGGATGGCGGTTAGATGCAAGTGCAAAACTATGCTTTATCTCAGATTCCATCGCTTGCTGCAGGGTCTGGGGATCTTCAATAACATGACGAACAATATTAGCAGCAACATTGTCAAATCCAGGGAATAGGCTACTGGTTGGCAAAGAAAGAAGCAGCCGTAAACCACCAGCATTGAAAAAGGTAAGAGCAACAGAATGATTCCTTGTAAGATTGGAGCATAGTAACAGAACAGCATGCATTGTATCTGAGGGAAGATGGTACTTCATACAGCTACAGGCAATCTCAACAAGTCTCTTCTGCTCATGTATATCTGCATACTTTGATGACAGTCCCAATGCAGATTGCAATTTGTGTTGTTTATCTTCATCAATGGTAATTGATGTCTGCTGGATACTCACCACTTCCTTCTTCAAGAGCTCTGCAATTTCAGAATTCAATTTTGGATCCACTTGCAACAGCCGGTCTAATGCAAGAAAAGCAGCTGTGACCCACTTTGGAACTAGATGTTTATCCCCACTATCAAGACTAGAATCCCACTGGCAGAGAAGATCTGAGGCAATCTTGATTAAACCATTCTTCGCAGCAGCTTCCCGTGCTACAGAATCCTCATTAAGAATCAGAGCGAGAACATGAAACAGAGAAGCAAGCGAAGTATTATTTCCATTACTAGAAACCAACCCACAGTCCTTGATCCGGTCAACAATAAATATGATAACATTAGATCTGTAGTGACCATCATCCCGAGAGCATATCATCACCAGTAAGTCACGAACAGGAAATGCAAGGTGTTCTTTCTGTAGAAGTTTTGTGCAAGTTgataataactcatcaacatgAGGAAGTTGGACCATGTCTTCCTCAAGCTGTTGAAGATCATCATTTACAACAGCATCCTTCATGTCTGATTCAGCCTTCCCAAGGGACATGGCAAGTGCACGAGCAAGTTCGTCATCCTCTTGTGTCTCTTCTGGATGGGTAAACAACCACTCCATTGCCAACTCCACACTATTTGACCCAACCTGCCTCAACGCTTCCTCTGCTCTAGACCTGGAAAAACCCATCTCTACAATGGTTGAAATAGCTGTTTCATTCGGAGGAGGCCCAGTAATTCGAGCACTGCTGCTTCCATTTATATTTTTCACCTCAACCCCAGAATAAACATGTTTAACAATGGAGATAACTGTAGAAATAAATTCATTAGTACAATCAACAAAGTGGGGATGAGTCCAAACTGGAAGCACAGCCTTTAACACCATGGATTGGAGGACCTTAACAAATGTGTCTGCATCCCGCGGGAAAGGAGTATTGCCACTTGTAAGGGGCTGAGCAAGCAAGTGCTTTGTGGATGAAGATAATATAAAAGAGGAAGTCACTAGATGGTCCATAAATTTACCATAACTAGCTAAAGAACCATAAATCCATGACTTATCTGTTTCTTCCTTGAAATCATGGTTTGCATGCACATCATCAGTTTCCATAGGCGATGCAGCGGTACAGTTTACCGTGAGGAGCAACTGACTAGTAGCTTCAAATGTGGTCAACACAGATTGAATTACTCCATGCCCATACAAGCAATTCAGCATAATTGGATTGCAAGTATCTGGCCTCTCCATCAGTATACTGTCCAAAAAATCAATCACTTTACCAAAATAACGACATTTTGTTGATATAGATGCTTCAGTCCCTGAATATGTTACACATGCACCAAAATTCATGTGATCTAGAGCAACACAGGCAAAAGTAGAAGCAACTGATTTTGAAGCA
This region of Arachis hypogaea cultivar Tifrunner chromosome 8, arahy.Tifrunner.gnm2.J5K5, whole genome shotgun sequence genomic DNA includes:
- the LOC112706266 gene encoding E3 ubiquitin-protein ligase UPL2 isoform X2 yields the protein MQIILENCPNKSSFDGLEHFKLLLASTDPEILIASLETLSALVKINLSKLHGSAKMVGCGSVNSYLLSLAQGWGSKEEGLGLFSCIMANEKAQDEALCLFPSDVQNGCDQSNYRIGSTLYFELHGPNAQSKEHSVDAISPSLRVINIPDLHLRKEDDLLLLKQCIEQHNVPPELRFSLLTRIRYARAFQSPRISRLYSRICLLAFIVLVQSSDAHDELVSFFANEPEYTNELIRVVRSEETISGSIRTLVMLALGAQLAAYTSSHDRARILSGSSMNFAGGNRLILLNVLQRAILSLKSSSDPSSLAFVEALLQFYLLHVVSTSSSGSNIRGSGMVPTFLPLLEDSDPSHIHLVCFAVKTLQKLMDYSSSAVSLFKELGGIELLAQRLQIEVHRVIGLIGENNVMPTGESSKNSTDQLYLQKRLIKVSLKALGSATYSPANNTRSPHSHDSSLPATLALIFANVNKFGGDIYYSAVTVMSEIIHKDPTCFSALHEMGLPDAFLSSVASGVLPSSKALTCIPNGLGAICLNTKGLEVVRETSSLRFLVEVFTSKKYVLAMNDAIVPLANSVEELLRHVSSMRSTGVDVIIEIIHKITSFGNGNETGSSGKDNEGSAMETDSVDKENESSCGLVDTVDSAAEVVTDEQFVQLCIFHLMVLVHRTMENSETCRLFVEKSGIEALLTLLLRPTIAQSSDGMSIALHSTMVFKGFAQHHSAPLARAFCSSLREHLKKALAGFGAASGESGSLLLDPRMTDDSSIFSSLFLVEFLLFLAASKDNRWMTALLTEFGNDSKDVLEDIGRVHREVVWQIALLENTKLDIESDVACPSDDSQQAEVDPNETEDQRFSSFRQFLDPLLRRRTSGWSIESQFFDLINLYRDLGRATGSQNRLGSVGPSTMQLGSIDQLHSSGSVDTSGASNRKEYDKQRTYYASCCDMVSSLSFHITHLFQELGKGMLLPSRRRDDIVNVNPASKSVASTFACVALDHMNFGACVTYSGTEASISTKCRYFGKVIDFLDSILMERPDTCNPIMLNCLYGHGVIQSVLTTFEATSQLLLTVNCTAASPMETDDVHANHDFKEETDKSWIYGSLASYGKFMDHLVTSSFILSSSTKHLLAQPLTSGNTPFPRDADTFVKVLQSMVLKAVLPVWTHPHFVDCTNEFISTVISIVKHVYSGVEVKNINGSSSARITGPPPNETAISTIVEMGFSRSRAEEALRQVGSNSVELAMEWLFTHPEETQEDDELARALAMSLGKAESDMKDAVVNDDLQQLEEDMVQLPHVDELLSTCTKLLQKEHLAFPVRDLLVMICSRDDGHYRSNVIIFIVDRIKDCGLVSSNGNNTSLASLFHVLALILNEDSVAREAAAKNGLIKIASDLLCQWDSSLDSGDKHLVPKWVTAAFLALDRLLQVDPKLNSEIAELLKKEVVSIQQTSITIDEDKQHKLQSALGLSSKYADIHEQKRLVEIACSCMKYHLPSDTMHAVLLLCSNLTRNHSVALTFFNAGGLRLLLSLPTSSLFPGFDNVAANIVRHVIEDPQTLQQAMESEIKHSFALASNRHPNGRVNPRNFLINLASVISRDPIIFLQAAQSVCQVEMVGERPYIVLLKDRDKDKAKEKEKEKDKSLEKAQNNDGNVGSGITNPSASTNAHGRSIDSNSRSIKSHRKPIQSFINVIELLLESICTFVVPPLKDDLTGGTSTSSDMDTDVCTSNGKGKAVATMSAGNETNSLEASASLAKIVFILKLLTEILMMYSPSIHVLLRRDAELSNTRGIHQKSHVGFCMGGIFYHILHNFLLYSRNSKKDKKVDGDWRQKLATRANQFMVAACVRSSEARKRIFTEINHIMNEFVDSCSSVKPPGNEIQVYVDLLNDILASRTPAGSSISSEASATFMEAGLVKSFTRTLQVLNLDHSESSKVATGIVKALELVTKEHVQSVDSNAGKGDSSTKPSDLAQTIRTDNSADASQSMETASQDNHDTLQVESYNANQSYGGSDSVTDDMEHDQDLDGGFAPTNEDEYMRETVEDARGHENGVGNAGLQFEIQPRGQENLEQEEEEEEEEEDEEEDDMSGEEGEDVDDDDEDDEEHNNLEEDHHMPHPDTDQDDHEMDDDDFDEVMEEEEDEDDEDDEDGVILRLEERINGINVFDHIEVFGRENSFPNEALQVMPVEVFGSRRPGRTTSIYSLLGRTGDAATPSRHPLLVGPPSSFHLPTGQSDNRLESSTALDSIFRSLRTGRPGHRSNLWSDNNLQGVINAGVVPQGLEELLVSQLRQPASEKSSDKSIAETGTHSRADVSHMQDSRGSRLESPVENNANQESGMVTPQSVDNNNNVDIRSAGNGSLQANVSSTHSQAVEMQFENNDTSVRDVEAVSQESSGSGATFGESLRSLDVEIGSADGHDDGGERQVSADRLAGELHAVRTRRVNMPFGHSSTVSGRDSSLHSVTEVSENSSRDADQNGPAAEQPVNSDAGSGAIDPAFLEALPEELRAEVLSAQQGQVAQPSNVESQSTGDIDPEFLAALPPDIRAEVLAQQQARRLHQSQELEGQPVEMDTVSIIATFPAELREEVLLTSSDAILANLTPALVAEANMLRERFAHRYSRPLFGMYPRNRRGETSRRGEGVGSGMDGAGGSNTLRRTGGAKVVEADGAPLVDTEALHALIRLFRIVQPLYKGQLQKLLLHLCAHSETRTSLVKILMDLLMLDVRKPTSNVNAVEPPYRLYGCQSNVMYSRPQSFDGVPPLLSRRILETLTYLACNHPYVAKILLQYRLHHPALRGSNNAAHVSRGKAVIVDDEIDVDDANDGYISIAMLLSLLKQPLYLRSIAHLEQLLTLLDVIINSAGSKSSSSDKSQISTKPVLDSQISATDANTVLDASSDVNGSSKSTSSGTKEGQSHQVLSTLPRAELRLLCSLLALDGLSDNAYRLVGDVMKKLVAIAPTQCQLFVTELAEAVQNLTSSARDELRVFSETMKALLSTTSTDGATILRVLQALSSLVTSLSEKENDGITPALSEVWEINKALEPLWQELSCCISKIESYSESASQVFTPSRTSVNKLPGAMPSLPAGSQNILPYIESFFVVCEKLHPAQSGPINDLGVPVISDVEDASASASQQKTSGPAVKIDEKHASFVKFSEKHRKLLNAFIRQNPGLLEKSFSLMLKVPRFIDFDNKRSHFRSKIKHQHEHHHSPLRISVRRAYVLEDSYNQLRMRSTHDLKGRLTVHFQGEEGIDAGGLTREWYQLLSRVIFDKGALLFTTVGNELTFQPNPNSVYQTEHLSYFKFVGRVVGKALFDGQLLDVHFTRSFYKHILGVKVTYHDIEAIDPDYFKNLKWMLENDISDVLDLTFSIDADEEKLILYERTEVTDYELIPGGRNIKVTEENKHQYVDLVAEHRLTTAIRPQINAFLEGFNELIPRELISIFRDKELELLISGLPDIDLDDLRANTEYSGYSAGSPVIQWFWEVVQGFSKEDKARLLQFVTGTSKVPLEGFSALQGISGSQKFQIHKAYGSPDHLPSAHTCFNQLDLPEYPSKQHLVERLLLAIHEANEGFGFG